Proteins encoded within one genomic window of Rossellomorea vietnamensis:
- a CDS encoding M42 family metallopeptidase, producing MKQDTLELFKTLTELQGAPGNEHAVRAFMKEHLSRYSDEIVQDRLGGVFGVRKGSDQDPVVMVAGHMDEVGFMVTSITDNGMIRFQTLGGWWSQVLLAQRVQIMTDNGPVTGVIGSIPPHLLGEEQRRKPMDIKNMLIDIGADDRENAREIGIKPGQQIVPICPFTPMANEKKILAKAWDNRYGCGLSIELLKELQGVNLPNTLYSGATVQEEVGLRGAQTAANMINPDIFFALDASPANDMSGDKNEFGQLGKGALLRILDRSMVTHRGIREFVLDTAESNDIPYQYFVSQGGTDAGRVHMSNEGVPSAVVGICSRYIHTHASMIHVDDYAAAKELIVKLVKECDRSTIETIKSNG from the coding sequence ATGAAACAAGATACGTTAGAGTTATTTAAGACATTGACTGAATTACAGGGAGCTCCCGGTAATGAGCATGCGGTCCGGGCATTTATGAAAGAACATTTATCCCGGTACTCTGATGAAATCGTTCAAGATCGATTGGGTGGAGTATTCGGTGTAAGAAAAGGAAGCGATCAGGATCCCGTTGTCATGGTTGCCGGGCACATGGATGAAGTCGGCTTCATGGTTACATCGATTACAGACAATGGAATGATCCGTTTTCAAACCCTCGGCGGCTGGTGGAGCCAGGTGCTGCTTGCTCAGCGGGTCCAGATCATGACAGATAACGGGCCGGTGACAGGTGTGATTGGAAGTATACCGCCTCACCTGTTAGGGGAAGAACAGCGCCGCAAGCCGATGGACATCAAGAATATGCTCATCGATATCGGTGCGGATGATCGGGAAAATGCCCGTGAAATCGGAATCAAACCTGGTCAGCAGATTGTACCGATCTGTCCATTCACCCCGATGGCCAATGAGAAGAAGATCTTGGCCAAGGCTTGGGATAACCGCTATGGATGCGGATTATCCATTGAATTATTAAAAGAGCTTCAGGGCGTGAACCTGCCCAACACCCTTTACTCCGGTGCGACGGTTCAGGAGGAAGTGGGACTTCGCGGCGCCCAGACAGCAGCCAATATGATCAATCCGGATATTTTCTTTGCCCTCGATGCGAGTCCGGCAAATGATATGTCAGGGGATAAGAATGAATTTGGTCAACTTGGAAAAGGGGCACTGCTCCGCATTCTCGACCGTTCCATGGTCACGCACAGGGGAATCAGGGAATTTGTTCTGGATACAGCGGAGTCAAACGACATTCCGTATCAGTACTTTGTCTCACAAGGCGGTACAGATGCCGGAAGGGTGCACATGTCCAATGAAGGTGTCCCGAGTGCGGTAGTGGGTATCTGTTCGAGATATATCCACACTCATGCGTCCATGATCCATGTAGATGATTATGCGGCAGCCAAAGAGCTGATCGTCAAGTTAGTGAAAGAATGCGACCGCTCGACCATCGAAACCATTAAATCCAATGGATGA
- a CDS encoding DUF84 family protein codes for MNLLKIAIGTTNPAKVQAIQKVFEEQYKEVQFQCLKTESHVSEQPMTDQETIEGALNRAKNVLKVTDCDVGIGLEGGVSESLYGMFVCNWGALVDRQGNEIIGGGARIALPNEISRELKAGKELGPLMDEYTQRTGIRKKEGAVGIFTNGLVTRETMFLHVVQLLLGQWQYRTK; via the coding sequence ATGAATTTGTTGAAGATAGCAATCGGAACAACGAATCCAGCGAAGGTGCAAGCGATACAAAAGGTGTTCGAGGAGCAATACAAGGAGGTTCAGTTCCAGTGCCTGAAAACCGAGTCCCATGTCAGTGAGCAGCCCATGACCGATCAGGAGACGATCGAAGGCGCATTGAACCGCGCAAAAAATGTTCTCAAGGTAACAGATTGTGATGTAGGGATCGGCCTTGAAGGGGGAGTATCAGAATCCCTCTACGGAATGTTCGTCTGTAACTGGGGGGCCCTCGTCGACAGGCAGGGGAACGAAATCATCGGCGGTGGTGCCAGGATTGCCCTGCCAAACGAAATCAGCCGGGAATTAAAAGCAGGGAAAGAGCTCGGACCCCTGATGGATGAGTATACCCAGCGGACGGGAATCAGGAAGAAAGAAGGGGCCGTGGGGATATTCACCAATGGACTCGTTACAAGGGAAACGATGTTCCTGCACGTCGTTCAGCTCCTGCTTGGGCAGTGGCAATACCGGACAAAATAA
- a CDS encoding peptide MFS transporter, protein MSSMNKQKIVDSVPQKGFFGHPKGLFTLFFTEFWERFSYYGMRAILVFYMYYEVSKGGLGLEEGTALAIMSIYGSLVYMSGVIGGWLADRIFGTSKAVFYGGIFIMFGHIALSFPGSLSLFFVSMVLIVVGTGLLKPNVSTVVGEMYSENDTRRDAAFSIFYMGINLGAFIAPLIVGSLMESKGFHWGFAAAAIGMFLGLVVFMLTKKKNLGLAGTYVPNPLNAREKKKYGLIVGAVVVALAIILGTTIPAGLFTLDVFINIVGIFGIVVPTIYFIVMYYSPKTTATERSRVLAYIPLFISAVMFWSIQEQGSTILAAYADKRTQLDFMGISISPAWFQSLNPLFIILLAPVFAWMWVKLGDRQPSIPKKFSFGLLFAGLSFLVILLPAQMGGEGSLVNPLWLVLSYFIVVLGELCLSPVGLSATTKLAPEAFSAQTMSLWFLASAGAQALNAQLVRFYSPENETIYFGSIGGMAIALGVILFLISPMIQRAMKGVK, encoded by the coding sequence ATGTCATCAATGAATAAACAGAAAATTGTGGATAGTGTCCCTCAAAAAGGATTCTTTGGTCATCCGAAGGGATTATTCACTTTATTCTTCACGGAATTTTGGGAGCGCTTTTCTTACTACGGAATGCGTGCCATCCTCGTATTCTACATGTACTATGAGGTATCAAAAGGTGGACTGGGTCTAGAGGAAGGTACAGCTTTAGCCATCATGTCCATTTACGGTTCACTCGTGTATATGTCCGGGGTCATCGGAGGCTGGTTGGCTGATAGGATATTCGGAACTTCGAAAGCCGTCTTCTACGGTGGAATATTCATCATGTTTGGTCACATTGCTTTATCATTTCCAGGGAGCTTATCTCTGTTCTTTGTTTCAATGGTATTGATTGTTGTCGGAACAGGTTTATTAAAACCGAATGTTTCTACAGTTGTAGGTGAAATGTACAGTGAAAATGATACCCGCCGTGATGCGGCATTCAGTATTTTCTACATGGGGATCAACTTAGGTGCATTCATCGCTCCACTGATTGTCGGTAGTCTTATGGAATCGAAAGGTTTCCACTGGGGATTCGCGGCAGCCGCAATCGGTATGTTCTTAGGTCTTGTTGTATTCATGTTAACGAAGAAAAAGAATCTTGGCCTTGCGGGTACATATGTACCAAACCCGCTTAATGCCCGTGAAAAGAAGAAATACGGATTAATCGTAGGTGCGGTAGTAGTTGCTTTGGCTATCATCTTAGGTACTACAATTCCAGCAGGTTTATTTACACTGGACGTATTCATCAATATTGTCGGAATCTTTGGTATCGTCGTTCCAACCATCTACTTTATTGTGATGTACTATAGTCCGAAAACAACGGCAACGGAGCGTTCAAGGGTACTAGCATATATTCCATTATTTATTTCAGCCGTGATGTTCTGGTCGATCCAGGAACAAGGATCCACTATCCTTGCGGCATATGCAGACAAGCGTACACAGCTTGATTTCATGGGGATTTCGATTTCTCCTGCTTGGTTCCAGTCACTGAACCCATTATTTATCATCCTGCTGGCACCAGTATTTGCATGGATGTGGGTGAAATTGGGTGACCGTCAGCCATCCATCCCGAAGAAATTCTCATTCGGTCTATTGTTTGCCGGTTTATCTTTCTTAGTGATCCTGTTACCTGCACAAATGGGTGGAGAAGGTTCACTTGTTAATCCATTATGGCTTGTACTAAGTTACTTCATCGTCGTTCTTGGTGAATTATGCTTATCACCAGTCGGTCTGTCAGCTACAACAAAGCTCGCTCCTGAAGCGTTCTCAGCTCAAACGATGAGTCTCTGGTTCCTGGCTTCTGCCGGTGCACAGGCTCTGAATGCACAGCTTGTCCGCTTCTATTCACCTGAAAATGAAACCATTTATTTTGGTTCAATCGGTGGAATGGCCATCGCGTTAGGTGTCATCTTATTCCTGATTTCACCAATGATCCAACGAGCGATGAAAGGTGTAAAATAA
- a CDS encoding YtoQ family protein, producing MELTVYLAGEIHSSWRDELKEKAKALRLPLQFVGPMENHDRSDSIGEEILGEQPNKIFRDEAASAINNFRTELLMKKSDVVIALFGEEYKQWNTAMDASTAITLQKPLILIRPEKLHHPLKELTNKANVTVTSIEQALKTLSYVFESE from the coding sequence ATGGAATTAACCGTGTATTTAGCCGGAGAGATACATAGCTCCTGGAGGGATGAATTAAAAGAGAAAGCGAAAGCCCTCAGACTCCCCCTACAGTTCGTTGGCCCCATGGAAAATCATGACCGTTCCGATTCAATCGGGGAAGAAATCCTCGGTGAACAGCCGAACAAGATATTCCGGGATGAAGCTGCTTCTGCCATCAATAATTTCCGGACGGAACTGCTTATGAAGAAATCCGATGTGGTGATTGCTTTATTCGGTGAAGAATATAAGCAATGGAACACGGCAATGGACGCGAGCACGGCCATTACCCTACAAAAGCCCCTGATCCTCATTCGCCCGGAAAAACTTCATCATCCATTGAAAGAGCTTACAAATAAGGCGAATGTCACAGTAACGTCCATCGAACAGGCACTAAAGACCCTTTCTTACGTTTTTGAATCCGAATGA
- a CDS encoding PTS transporter subunit IIC, with protein sequence MRGYLDRKGVTLSAKTYFIDALSYMALGLFSSLIIGLIIKTIGEQLPLPAGLSEFFIEMGTLAISLMGPAIGVAIAFGLGAPPLVIFAAVVTGAAGATLGGPAGAYVAAVLSTEIGKLVSKTTKIDIIVTPFVTIFAGFTVAYFIGPGIADFMSMFGSWISWATEQRPIIMGILVAALMGLALTAPISSAAIALMLDLNGVAAGAATIGCAAQMVGFAVISYRENRVGGLFAQGIGTSMLQVPNIVRNPLILIPPTLAGMILAPIGTTVWLMENNAAGAGMGTSGFVGQVMTFKTMGFSWDVTMKILLLHFVGPAFISLLISEYMRKLGWIKPNQMTIETGGK encoded by the coding sequence ATGAGAGGGTATTTGGATAGAAAAGGTGTTACGTTGTCGGCGAAGACGTATTTTATAGATGCTTTAAGTTATATGGCGCTGGGGTTGTTCAGTTCGTTGATCATTGGATTGATCATCAAGACGATCGGGGAGCAGCTTCCCCTTCCTGCAGGGTTAAGTGAATTCTTCATTGAGATGGGGACACTTGCCATCAGCTTGATGGGGCCGGCGATCGGTGTGGCGATTGCCTTTGGTCTTGGGGCGCCGCCGTTGGTCATATTCGCTGCCGTGGTGACAGGGGCTGCCGGAGCGACCCTTGGAGGACCGGCAGGAGCTTATGTAGCGGCTGTCCTGTCTACGGAAATTGGAAAGCTTGTCAGTAAGACAACGAAGATAGATATTATCGTGACGCCATTTGTCACGATTTTTGCAGGATTCACGGTCGCCTACTTCATCGGGCCGGGAATCGCCGACTTTATGAGTATGTTTGGAAGCTGGATCAGCTGGGCGACGGAACAGAGACCGATCATCATGGGGATCCTGGTTGCGGCCCTCATGGGTCTTGCCCTGACTGCCCCGATTTCAAGTGCGGCCATTGCGTTGATGCTTGATTTGAATGGGGTCGCTGCCGGCGCCGCCACGATTGGCTGCGCCGCTCAAATGGTTGGATTTGCCGTCATCAGCTATCGGGAGAACCGGGTGGGCGGATTATTCGCCCAGGGAATCGGGACTTCCATGCTACAGGTCCCGAATATTGTTCGAAATCCTCTTATCCTTATTCCACCGACTTTGGCTGGCATGATTCTCGCTCCCATCGGCACGACCGTTTGGCTGATGGAAAATAATGCAGCCGGAGCCGGGATGGGAACGAGCGGATTCGTCGGACAGGTCATGACGTTCAAAACGATGGGATTCAGCTGGGATGTCACAATGAAAATCCTGCTGTTGCATTTTGTTGGACCTGCATTCATTAGCCTGTTAATATCTGAATATATGCGTAAACTAGGTTGGATCAAACCAAACCAAATGACGATTGAAACAGGGGGCAAATAA
- a CDS encoding thioredoxin family protein, giving the protein MRKLESVEEFYQLKESGKHVFMFSADWCPDCRIIEPILPEIESEYSDYTFLYVDRDQFIDLCIELDIFGIPSFLAYGDGRELGRFVSKDRKSKEQIEDFMNSLAS; this is encoded by the coding sequence ATGCGTAAACTTGAATCAGTGGAAGAATTCTATCAATTGAAAGAAAGCGGGAAGCATGTATTCATGTTCTCAGCCGACTGGTGTCCGGATTGCCGAATCATCGAACCGATCCTTCCGGAAATCGAAAGTGAGTACAGTGACTATACATTCTTATATGTAGATAGAGATCAATTCATCGACCTCTGCATCGAGCTTGATATCTTCGGAATTCCGAGCTTCCTCGCGTACGGAGACGGTCGTGAACTCGGACGCTTCGTGAGCAAAGACCGGAAATCAAAAGAACAAATCGAAGACTTCATGAATTCGTTAGCTTCATAA
- a CDS encoding DUF1444 domain-containing protein has protein sequence MDIKKLKSILQERLEKPNRTFTYDRDKDSLRIENTTTKKGITVALPPIVSKWKENNKSIIDEVVYYVEEALNVMGTEANLGNKEKKVFPVIRSTSFATESNEGVALVTDEHTAETRIYYAVDLGKTYRLLDENMLEAEGWTHEQMKETALFNVRSLPTDMKKDEVAGNLFYFLNNNDGYDASRILNDSFLKQVSKDIQGEMTVSVPHQDVLVIGDIRNETGYDVLAQMTMSFFTTGNVPITALSFVYEEGELEPIFILAKNRKKEREKK, from the coding sequence TTGGACATAAAAAAGCTAAAAAGCATACTCCAGGAACGATTAGAGAAACCAAATCGTACGTTTACATATGATCGGGATAAAGATTCACTGAGAATCGAGAATACCACTACGAAAAAAGGGATCACCGTCGCCCTGCCGCCGATCGTATCGAAATGGAAGGAAAACAATAAATCCATCATCGATGAAGTCGTCTATTACGTAGAAGAAGCTTTAAATGTGATGGGAACAGAAGCAAATCTTGGCAATAAAGAGAAGAAGGTCTTTCCTGTCATCCGTTCCACCAGTTTTGCAACCGAATCAAATGAAGGTGTGGCACTCGTGACGGACGAGCATACAGCTGAAACGCGTATCTACTATGCCGTTGATTTAGGGAAAACCTACCGTCTGCTGGATGAAAACATGCTGGAGGCGGAAGGATGGACTCATGAGCAAATGAAGGAGACTGCCCTTTTCAACGTCAGAAGCCTGCCGACAGACATGAAAAAGGATGAAGTAGCAGGAAATCTATTCTATTTTCTCAATAACAATGACGGATACGATGCCAGTCGTATTTTGAATGATAGTTTCTTAAAACAGGTCAGCAAGGATATTCAAGGTGAGATGACGGTATCGGTCCCCCATCAGGATGTATTGGTCATCGGTGATATCCGGAATGAAACGGGCTATGACGTCCTTGCCCAGATGACAATGAGTTTCTTTACGACAGGAAATGTACCGATCACAGCATTATCCTTTGTATATGAAGAAGGGGAATTGGAACCGATCTTCATTTTGGCAAAAAATCGCAAAAAGGAAAGGGAGAAAAAATGA
- the ytpR gene encoding YtpR family tRNA-binding protein, which translates to MNVFYNLEGIGDTLIVTLDPGFEGEVQHERKEDAARLFDEKTGKTLGYNLFHASKYLSVSEVGPVEMNDEKLQLINEAIKKNGFDEVLEADFSPKFVVGYVSEKEKHPNADKLNICTVDVGDETLQIVCGAPNVDKGQKVVVAKVGAVMPSGMVIKDAELRGVASSGMICSAKELALPDAPQEKGILVLEDTYQIGQPFTA; encoded by the coding sequence ATGAACGTATTTTATAACTTGGAAGGCATTGGTGATACCCTGATTGTTACACTGGATCCGGGCTTTGAAGGAGAAGTACAGCACGAAAGAAAAGAAGACGCAGCGCGTTTATTCGATGAGAAAACAGGGAAAACACTCGGCTATAACCTATTCCATGCATCCAAGTATTTAAGTGTAAGTGAAGTGGGACCTGTAGAAATGAATGATGAGAAGCTCCAATTGATCAACGAAGCCATCAAGAAGAACGGTTTCGATGAAGTATTGGAAGCAGACTTTTCACCTAAATTTGTTGTCGGCTATGTATCTGAAAAAGAAAAGCATCCAAATGCGGACAAACTGAACATCTGTACCGTCGATGTCGGGGATGAAACCCTGCAAATCGTGTGTGGTGCACCTAACGTAGACAAAGGTCAAAAAGTCGTTGTCGCAAAAGTAGGCGCCGTCATGCCGAGCGGTATGGTCATCAAAGACGCAGAACTTAGAGGAGTCGCATCATCAGGCATGATCTGCTCAGCCAAAGAACTTGCCCTTCCAGATGCACCCCAGGAAAAAGGGATCCTCGTCCTAGAAGACACATACCAAATAGGTCAACCATTCACAGCATAA
- a CDS encoding DNA translocase FtsK, with protein MSWIKKIFGKLSDNDEQFEEYYDENHDNVQQLEPTKAERKYIAGPNHSRDVEARMTYQYPKGNFRFPLISDGENRERPRRTQRNQEREIEKEKPREQERRQPKSRNHSSDNRKWKEENQSTPIKTKKATKVEKGNSRPFTPTEIPSPIYGFRGRPVKKEESVEYELNKFLHNEEERKEAVINQKALSIVEESLPVVEKESAFAKEPEVEAPVQSYTEEVKESSQPVEHPTHAEKIEAEEIQPYQIHETEQKGDEVTVIPTSSHECISLINEPEPVKEEPDMAVHRDTAQEEGPSLQFEAAESAKSVQEVPAGETAQPHQESAEEEGPAVDEKPVIEEEPLVEESHVDEEPEATVPSEPIKKEPERRKRSHLPFNVLMLKQDKRQMDSRKSSVRTEGSPSMERQRTTTEQAAPPVQEARVEKAAEDVGREEKPSQQTQVQGEEAVKSYSELSSSSKRTRDYVFPKVDYLTPPVSKEMSEEWLDSQRLLLDETLHNFNVRAKVVNVTQGPSVTRFEVQPEPGVKVNKITNLTDDIKLSLAAKDIRMEAPIPGKHTIGIEVPNRESRPVCISEVIASPAFQEPSSPLTAALGLDISGQPIVTDLSKMPHGLIAGATGSGKSVCINSILVSLLYKSSPDELKMLLIDPKMVELAPYNRIPHLVSPVITDVKAATAALKWAVEEMERRYELFAHTGVRDIKRFNELAKRNKQYSDMLPYLVIVIDELADLMMMSPADVEEAICRIAQKARACGIHLIIATQRPSVDVITGLIKANVPTRVAFSVSSSVDSRTIIDGSGAERLLGKGDMLFLENGSSKPVRLQGTFVSDDEIDDIIRHVREQREPDYLFQQDELIKKAQVTEEEDDLFLEACEFVVDQGGASASSLQRRFRIGYNRAARLMEMMESNGIISESRGSKPRDVLISESELETLA; from the coding sequence GTGAGCTGGATTAAAAAAATATTTGGTAAATTATCAGATAATGATGAACAATTTGAAGAGTACTATGATGAAAACCACGACAATGTTCAGCAGCTCGAACCGACAAAGGCTGAACGTAAATATATAGCAGGGCCGAATCATTCACGTGATGTAGAAGCAAGGATGACCTATCAATACCCAAAAGGGAATTTCCGATTTCCCCTAATATCAGACGGTGAAAACAGAGAGCGTCCACGGAGAACTCAAAGGAATCAAGAAAGAGAAATAGAAAAAGAAAAACCTAGAGAGCAGGAGCGTCGGCAGCCGAAAAGCCGAAACCACTCTTCAGACAACCGAAAGTGGAAGGAAGAGAACCAGTCTACCCCCATCAAGACAAAGAAAGCGACAAAGGTGGAAAAAGGAAACAGCCGGCCGTTTACGCCAACGGAGATTCCATCGCCCATCTATGGTTTTAGAGGAAGACCGGTTAAGAAAGAAGAAAGTGTCGAATATGAGCTGAATAAGTTTTTACATAATGAAGAAGAGAGAAAAGAAGCAGTCATCAATCAAAAAGCTCTATCGATCGTAGAGGAATCCCTTCCTGTTGTAGAAAAAGAGTCTGCCTTTGCTAAGGAGCCAGAGGTTGAAGCCCCTGTACAGTCATATACGGAAGAAGTGAAAGAAAGCAGCCAACCTGTAGAACACCCGACTCACGCTGAGAAGATCGAAGCTGAAGAGATACAACCGTATCAAATACATGAAACGGAACAAAAGGGCGACGAAGTAACAGTCATTCCTACCTCATCACATGAGTGTATTTCACTAATAAACGAACCTGAGCCGGTTAAAGAAGAACCGGATATGGCAGTGCATCGTGATACGGCTCAAGAGGAAGGTCCGTCCCTCCAATTCGAAGCAGCGGAATCAGCTAAATCGGTTCAGGAAGTTCCTGCCGGCGAAACGGCTCAACCGCATCAAGAATCGGCAGAGGAAGAAGGACCGGCTGTTGATGAGAAGCCTGTCATTGAAGAAGAGCCCCTTGTTGAAGAAAGTCACGTCGACGAAGAACCAGAAGCGACCGTACCTTCAGAGCCGATCAAGAAGGAACCGGAAAGAAGGAAGAGGTCACATCTTCCTTTTAACGTGCTGATGCTTAAACAAGATAAACGGCAGATGGATTCTCGAAAATCGTCCGTACGTACGGAAGGTTCCCCTTCCATGGAGAGACAGAGAACCACCACTGAACAGGCGGCACCTCCTGTTCAAGAGGCACGTGTGGAAAAAGCTGCTGAAGACGTGGGACGCGAAGAAAAGCCGTCTCAACAGACTCAGGTCCAAGGAGAAGAAGCGGTAAAGAGCTACAGTGAATTAAGCTCGTCATCGAAACGGACAAGAGACTATGTCTTTCCGAAAGTGGATTATTTGACGCCGCCCGTATCAAAGGAAATGAGCGAAGAGTGGCTGGATTCTCAAAGACTTTTACTTGATGAGACCCTTCATAATTTCAACGTCAGGGCAAAAGTGGTGAATGTCACCCAGGGGCCTTCGGTCACACGTTTTGAAGTGCAGCCTGAACCAGGGGTGAAGGTCAATAAGATTACGAATCTGACAGACGACATAAAGCTGAGCCTGGCAGCCAAGGATATCCGGATGGAAGCGCCGATTCCGGGTAAACACACCATCGGGATCGAGGTGCCGAACAGGGAGAGCCGTCCGGTATGCATCAGTGAAGTCATAGCGAGTCCTGCCTTCCAGGAGCCGTCTTCACCATTGACCGCGGCCCTTGGACTGGATATTTCCGGACAGCCCATCGTGACGGATCTGAGCAAGATGCCGCACGGTCTCATCGCCGGGGCGACAGGTTCGGGAAAAAGTGTGTGTATCAATTCGATTCTCGTCAGTCTTCTGTATAAGTCATCTCCGGATGAATTGAAGATGCTCCTCATTGACCCTAAGATGGTCGAGCTTGCACCTTATAACCGGATCCCTCACTTGGTGAGCCCGGTGATCACCGATGTGAAAGCAGCGACCGCCGCCCTTAAATGGGCGGTGGAAGAGATGGAAAGACGATACGAATTATTTGCCCACACTGGGGTAAGGGATATCAAGCGTTTCAACGAACTCGCCAAGCGGAATAAACAATACAGCGATATGCTACCTTACCTCGTCATTGTCATCGATGAGCTCGCAGATTTGATGATGATGTCGCCTGCAGATGTGGAAGAAGCCATTTGCCGTATCGCCCAGAAGGCACGTGCCTGCGGAATTCACTTGATCATTGCCACTCAGCGTCCTTCAGTTGATGTCATCACAGGCTTGATCAAGGCGAATGTACCAACAAGGGTTGCATTTTCCGTTTCCTCAAGCGTCGACTCAAGGACGATCATCGATGGGAGCGGTGCAGAGCGCCTTCTCGGTAAAGGGGATATGCTGTTCCTTGAGAATGGTTCATCCAAACCGGTCCGCTTGCAGGGTACGTTCGTATCCGATGACGAAATCGATGACATCATCCGTCATGTCAGGGAACAAAGGGAACCGGATTATCTCTTCCAGCAGGATGAATTGATCAAGAAAGCGCAGGTCACCGAGGAAGAGGACGACTTGTTTTTAGAAGCATGTGAGTTTGTCGTCGATCAGGGCGGAGCATCGGCCTCAAGTCTGCAGCGCCGATTCAGGATCGGTTATAACCGGGCCGCAAGATTGATGGAAATGATGGAGAGTAATGGAATCATTTCCGAGTCCAGAGGCAGTAAACCAAGGGATGTCCTCATTTCCGAAAGTGAATTGGAGACACTCGCATAG
- a CDS encoding nicotinate phosphoribosyltransferase: protein MKEIELKLQGKLNRLTNHTFKFDERIKDGWFSAVYFLKTKEIAKKHKPDAVITMQFFQKTHAVICGTDEVIALLHTFADNPQNLEIHSLKDGDQISPFETVLTIKGRYQDFGYLEGIIDGILARRTSVATSVYNVMKAASLSGKQKPVIFMGDRDDHFTQQAGDGYAAFIGGSTAQATHAMNEWWGKKGMGTMPHALIQLFNGDIVEATKAYKETFPEDELITLVDYNNDVITDSLKVAREFGQELKGVRVDTSRMMIDKYFLRNQHVLGTFDPRGVNMQLINALRDALDEEGYQHVKIVVSGGFNEDRIRQFEENQVPVDMYGVGSSLLKIHVGFTGDNVVIDGSPEAKAGRKLRPNPRLEKVEFE from the coding sequence ATGAAAGAAATCGAATTAAAACTTCAAGGAAAACTCAACAGGTTGACCAATCATACATTCAAGTTTGATGAAAGAATCAAGGATGGCTGGTTTTCAGCTGTGTATTTTTTAAAGACGAAGGAAATTGCCAAGAAACATAAACCGGATGCAGTCATCACCATGCAATTCTTTCAAAAGACACATGCCGTGATTTGCGGAACGGACGAAGTCATCGCCCTTCTGCATACATTCGCTGACAACCCGCAGAATCTTGAGATCCACTCCTTAAAGGATGGAGACCAGATCTCTCCGTTTGAAACCGTACTGACCATCAAGGGCCGCTATCAGGACTTTGGATATTTAGAAGGCATCATCGACGGCATTCTTGCGAGAAGGACGTCCGTTGCGACGAGCGTTTACAATGTGATGAAAGCTGCTTCCTTATCGGGGAAACAGAAGCCCGTCATCTTTATGGGAGACCGTGACGATCATTTTACCCAACAGGCGGGAGACGGTTATGCAGCCTTCATAGGAGGGTCTACCGCCCAGGCGACCCACGCCATGAATGAATGGTGGGGAAAAAAAGGGATGGGAACCATGCCTCATGCCCTCATTCAATTATTCAATGGGGATATCGTAGAGGCAACGAAAGCGTACAAGGAAACATTCCCCGAAGATGAGCTGATCACCCTGGTCGATTACAATAATGATGTCATTACGGACTCATTGAAGGTCGCGAGAGAGTTTGGCCAGGAATTAAAAGGGGTAAGGGTAGATACATCAAGAATGATGATCGATAAATACTTCCTTCGTAATCAGCATGTGCTTGGAACCTTTGATCCCCGCGGGGTCAATATGCAACTCATCAATGCATTGAGAGATGCTTTGGACGAAGAAGGCTACCAGCACGTCAAGATTGTCGTATCGGGCGGCTTTAACGAAGACCGCATACGCCAGTTTGAGGAAAATCAAGTTCCAGTCGATATGTACGGAGTCGGAAGCAGTCTTCTGAAGATCCACGTTGGATTCACCGGGGACAACGTCGTCATCGACGGTTCCCCGGAAGCGAAGGCAGGAAGGAAGCTTCGCCCGAACCCCCGTCTGGAAAAAGTAGAATTCGAATAG